The genomic window CAGCAGTCGCGCGACATCAGCGAATATGCCTACAAGCGCGGCGCGGCGAGCCTGCTCGACTTTCTCGATGCGGAGCGCAGCTACCGCACCACCCAACTCGGCTACCGCCAGGCGCTCGCATCTTATCTGCTCGCGCTCGAACAGCTTCGCGAGGCGGTTGGAACCAGGAGCCTACCATGACGACCGCACCCATCAAGCGCCTCAGCTACAGGATTTCAGGTGCGACGGCGCTCGCCCTCGCAATGATGCTCACGGCATGTAGCTCGGGCGACCGCGAACATGCAAGCCAGATGACTTCTTTTTCAGCGAAGGCCTCGAAGTCCGCGACGCCGGAGCTCTTCACTATTCCGCAAGACCAGATGTCTCATGTGCAGGTGGTCACCATTGAGCCGACTACATTGACCCGCACGCTGCGGCTCACCGGCACTGTCGCATACAACGCCTTTAAAACTACGCCGGTCATCACCCAGGTCGGCGGCCCTGTCAGTCGAATTCTGGTAGTGCCGGGCCAGCATGTCAAAGAAGGCCAAGCGATGCTCGCTGTCAGCAGCCCCGATTACTCCCAGTTGCTGGGCTCTTATTTGAAGGCAGCGGATTCATACCGTCTGGCGAACAAAAGCTATGCCCGGGCGCAAGACCTGTATCAGCACCACGCTATCGCGGAACGCGATCTGGAACAGGCTGAATCGGACCGCAACCAGGCGCAGGCAGATTTGAACTCAGCCGACCAGGGGATGAAGATCCTCGGAATAAAAAATCCTGCCGATCTGGCTAAGGCGCCTTCGTCGGCGCAGATTCCAGTGCTCGCACCGATCAGCGGCGAAGTCGTCGAGCGTCTAGTCTCACCGGGACAGGTAGTGCAGGCTGGTCAAACGCAGGCCT from Granulicella sp. L56 includes these protein-coding regions:
- a CDS encoding efflux RND transporter periplasmic adaptor subunit translates to MTTAPIKRLSYRISGATALALAMMLTACSSGDREHASQMTSFSAKASKSATPELFTIPQDQMSHVQVVTIEPTTLTRTLRLTGTVAYNAFKTTPVITQVGGPVSRILVVPGQHVKEGQAMLAVSSPDYSQLLGSYLKAADSYRLANKSYARAQDLYQHHAIAERDLEQAESDRNQAQADLNSADQGMKILGIKNPADLAKAPSSAQIPVLAPISGEVVERLVSPGQVVQAGQTQAFTISDLSTVWVLANVYQADLASIRSGDGVVVQTDAYPGSFHGRISYVSPALDPGTRTLQARIVVDNPGEKLKRDMYCTVTVTAGLLPNVIAVPNSSVLHDDENQPFVYVANGENQFGRHDVELGESQNGQTQILKGISVGERVVGDGSLFLQFANSLQH